The Mercurialis annua linkage group LG8, ddMerAnnu1.2, whole genome shotgun sequence genome window below encodes:
- the LOC126660250 gene encoding staphylococcal-like nuclease CAN2, with translation MGNALRFLIGNCCKPSTTENSDSLGPHGVSAATVGVSALAQDLYHFEINSLVPEGLGKHVVSSKKAQANWYRKLSEAWREAKPPPRTSEEASRLIILTLKRHQKADVEGLLAFYGLPLPHTLVELSAGVPTSLPAGVKFELLTLPVDPKAVPDGDTISVYVSTAEPRESSCVPREVQTAAVQRSKARAERNYEKADNLHKKITDAGYRVILVQNVEVLARKYRIRLRGIDAPESKMPYGKEAQQELVKLVQGKCLRVLVYTEDRYERCVGDIYCNGIFVQEVMLKKGLAWHYTAYDRRTELALWEKEARAKRIGLWASSNPEQPWEWRKAKREGRG, from the exons ATGGGAAATGCCTTAAGATTCTTAATTGGGAATTGTTGTAAACCTTCCACAACTGAGAACTCTGATTCTTTGGGACCTCATGGTGTTTCTGCTGCCACAGTTGGTGTCTCAGCTTTAGCTCAAGATTTGTATCACTTTGAAATCAACTCTCTG GTTCCTGAAGGACTTGGTAAACATGTAGTGTCTTCCAAGAAGGCTCAGGCaaattg GTATAGAAAGCTATCAGAGGCATGGAGAGAAGCGAAACCACCACCAAGAACATCAGAGGAAGCTTCTAGGCTTATAATTCTGACCCTAAAGAGACATCAAAAGGCTGATGTTGAG GGGTTATTGGCATTTTATGGTCTTCCACTTCCTCATACTCTTGTTGAACTTTCTGCTGGTGTCCCTACATCATTGCCTGCTGGGGTGAAGTTTGAGTTGCTGACATTGCCA GTTGATCCAAAAGCTGTGCCTGATGGAGATACTATATCTGTATATGTTAGCACAGCTGAGCCTAGGGAATCATCCTGTGTTCCAAGGGAGGTTCAAACGGCAGCTGTTCAAAGATCGAAGGCACGCGCGGAGAGAAATTACGAGAAGGCAGATAATCTTCACAAGAAGATTACTGATGCTGGATACAG GGTAATCTTAGTTCAAAATGTGGAGGTTCTTGCTCGAAAGTATCGAATTCGGCTTAG GGGAATCGATGCACCAGAGAGTAAAATGCCATATGGAAAAGAGGCACAGCAGGAGCTAGTTAAGCTTGTTCAAGGCAAGTGCCTGAGAGTTCTAGTCTATACAGAAGATCGATATGAACGATGCGTTGGTGATATATATTGCAACGGCATTTTTGTTCAG GAAGTGATGCTAAAGAAAGGGCTTGCATGGCATTATACCGCCTACGACCGGCGCACGGAACTGGCATTG TGGGAGAAAGAAGCTCGAGCAAAACGTATCGGCTTATGGGCTTCATCAAATCCTGAGCAGCCATGGGAATGGAGAAAGGCCAAAAGAGAAGGAAGAGGATGA